One region of Leucoraja erinacea ecotype New England chromosome 10, Leri_hhj_1, whole genome shotgun sequence genomic DNA includes:
- the LOC129700678 gene encoding vascular cell adhesion protein 1-like: MNFTYELTAELRDSGQELTCRVQLLTENQPRKAEGSLTLQVHYAPTGIDITAEPSATVREGQDVRLTCAADSSPAATIVWSKLSAGNWSVVAEDRAILHLSPALFGDTGMYRCEAGNKLGTITKEVEFHVQGAWVSL, encoded by the exons ATGAACTTCACCTACGAACTGACGGCTGAATTGCGAGACTCGGGACAAGAGCTGACATGCCGAGTGCAATTACTCACGGAGAACCAACCACGCAAGGCCGAGGGGTCGCTAACGTTACAGGTTCACT atgctcccACGGGGATTGACATTACTGCAGAGCCCTCTGCCACAGTGAGAGAGGGTCAGGATGTTCGGCTAACCTGTGCTGCAGACAGCAGCCCCGCTGCCACGATAGTGTGGAGCAAGTTATCCGCCGGCAACTGGTCAGTCGTGGCCGAGGACCGAGCGATTCTGCACCTGTCACCGGCCCTGTTCGGGGACACGGGAATGTACCGCTGTGAAGCCGGCAATAAACTGGGGAcaatcaccaaggaggtggaatTCCACGTTCAAGGTGCGTGGGTTtcactatag
- the LOC129700679 gene encoding E3 SUMO-protein ligase KIAA1586-like yields the protein MFKIQSSGSSRPTALASLRNKIRRHEMSRAHEIAQELTEKGGQDLLGNLVRAVSHTVLAETNAVFRTAYYLAKMNRPFSDHDDLIELQEKNGVTMGTSLHSRFSSTTIVEHIAKKMQTKIVDSIVSSSSKLSVLIDEATSLSHKSATIVNVKASLDGATPEFVFLDLVEPESQRAESIEEALLNCLDTAGFSEEWLQNNWISFVSDGASVMLGKNSGVATRLTARYPNLFTWHCMNHRLELAVNDAVDEVQAVNHFKVFMDKLHNLYSQSNKNSRELMEAAQEMGSQVLKIGRVLNTRWLASSFRSVKVVWRSYEALNRHFENAAGD from the coding sequence ATGTTTAAGATCCAGTCATCAGGCTCAAGCAGACCAACAGCACTGGCCTCCTTGAGAAACAAGATCAGACGGCATGAGATGTCCAGGGCACACGAAATAGCTCAGGAGCTCACTGAAAAGGGTGGACAGGATTTACTTGGGAATCTTGTGAGAGCTGTGTCACACACTGTGTTAGCTGAGACAAATGCTGTATTCAGAACAGCATATTATCTTGCAAAGATGAACCGACCTTTCTCTGACCATGACGATCTCATTGAGCTTCAGGAAAAAAATGGTGTCACCATGGGCACAAGTCTGCACTCAAGGTTCAGTTCAACAACAATTGTGGAACACATAGCAAAAAAGATGCAGACAAAAATAGTtgacagcattgtgtcatctTCAAGCAAGCTGTCTGTTCTCATTGATGAGGCAACTTCTCTCAGCcataaatcagccacgattgtCAATGTGAAGGCCTCTTTAGATGGAGCTACTCCTGAATTTGTTTTTTTGGACCTGGTGGAGCCGGAAAGCCAGAGGGCAGAGTCTATAGAGGAAGCTCTATTAAACTGTTTGGACACTGCAGGCTTTAGTGAAGAGTGGCTTCAAAACAACTGGATCTCATTTGTTTCTGATGGAGCCAGTGTTATGTTAGGCAAAAACTCTGGTGTGGCAACCAGGCTGACTGCAAGGTACCCTAACCTCTTCACATGGCACTGTATGAACCACCGTCTAGAACTGGCTGTAAATGATGCTGTGGATGAGGTTCAGGCAGTCAACCACTTCAAAGTTTTCATGGACAAACTCCACAATCTCTACAGTCAGTCCAATAAAAATTCACGGGAACTTATGGAAGCAGCACAAGAAATGGGCTCACAAGTCCTGAAGATTGGCAGAGTTTTAAACACCCGATGGCTTGCCAGCAGTTTCCGTTCTGTAAAGGTTGTGTGGAGGTCATACGAAGCACTTAACAGACACTTTGAGAATGCTGCAGGAGACTAA
- the gpr88 gene encoding probable G-protein coupled receptor 88, protein MGNSSNSSTCCDGALGENISWAVTYALLAVAGSSGNLLVIYLVYSVRKLRSASNAFIVNVCAADLLVCGLWMPQEAVALALSRPPRAAAGPASWRSLAAALLLLALLASLFSHSLIALNRYALITKAPAAYRDLYRRRNAAAMIASSWLAAAVLLLLPWLMAAALGRPRPGACLLYPGLAAASSRGGCSCSLTLCPYAAAVTAASILAHTAVLLYAYYKILRRVQVSVNRVSVLNFHGNNLSYPCARKDKKLRLYVSFVLSAFLLSTEPLVWVLLCGLVEPVPALLCNLAWLPFALLFVLSPYVYTCKNQEFRKSLRTVLGIDLSRAEVEAEPAIHAVSR, encoded by the coding sequence ATGGGCAACTCTTCCAACTCTTCCACCTGTTGCGACGGAGCGCTGGGCGAGAACATCTCCTGGGCTGTCACCTACGCCTTGCTGGCGGTGGCCGGGAGCTCGGGGAACCTCCTGGTCATCTACCTGGTGTACTCGGTCCGCAAACTCCGCAGCGCCAGCAACGCCTTCATCGTCAACGTGTGCGCCGCCGACCTGCTGGTGTGCGGCCTGTGGATGCCCCAGGAGGCGGTGGCATTGGCGTTGTCTCGGCCGCCTCGGGCAGCTGCTGGCCCGGCCTCTTGGCGCTCGCTGGCCGCCGCGCTGCTGCTCCTTGCCTTGCTCGCCTCTCTCTTCTCGCACTCGCTCATCGCCCTGAACCGCTACGCGTTGATCACCAAGGCTCCGGCCGCCTACCGGGACCTGTACCGCAGAAGGAACGCGGCTGCAATGATCGCCAGCTCCTGGCTAGCGGCTgccgtgctgctgctgctgccctggCTGATGGCAGCGGCTCTGGGGCGTCCCCGACCCGGCGCTTGCCTGCTCTACCCGGGCCTCGCCGCCGCCTCCTCCCGTGGTGGATGCTCCTGCTCCCTGACACTGTGCCCCTACGCTGCGGCAGTCACTGCCGCCTCCATCCTCGCCCACACCGCCGTCCTGCTGTACGCCTACTACAAAATACTGCGCCGGGTGCAGGTCAGCGTCAACAGGGTCAGCGTGCTCAACTTCCACGGCAACAACCTGTCCTACCCGTGCGCCAGGAAGGACAAGAAACTGCGCCTGTACGTCTCCTTCGTGCTGAGCGCCTTCTTGCTGAGCACCGAGCCCTTGGTGTGGGTGTTGCTCTGCGGGCTGGTTGAGCCGGTGCCCGCTCTGCTCTGCAACCTCGCCTGGCTGCCCTTCGCGCTGCTCTTCGTCCTCAGTCCCTACGTGTACACCTGCAAGAACCAGGAGTTCAGGAAGTCCCTGCGGACCGTTCTCGGCATCGACCTGTCCAGGGCGGAGGTCGAGGCTGAGCCGGCGATACACGCAGTGTCCCGGTGA